A genome region from Manihot esculenta cultivar AM560-2 chromosome 5, M.esculenta_v8, whole genome shotgun sequence includes the following:
- the LOC110615061 gene encoding cytochrome P450 83B1 gives MVLLVLLLLALPFLLSFLLRKLKTKRNLHLPPGPKGLPFIGNLHQFDSLNPHSYLWQLSQKHGPLMSLRLGFLPILVVSSAKMAEAVMKTHDLIFCSRPALVGPQKLSYNGLDLAFSPYNAYWREIRKICMVYLFNSNRVQSFRPIREFELSHMLEKISKSAVASKPVNLSEAMMSLTSTIICRVAFGKRYEEDGVGRSRFQELLKEAQALFMCFFVADYFPFLGFIDKFTGLLHRLEKNFREFDVFYEQIIQEHLDPSRSKPAEEDILDILLQLWKDRSFKVDLTFDHIKAVLMNVFVGGTDTGAATVVWAMTLLMKNPIAMKKAQEEIRKLVGKKGFVEEDDVQQLPYLKAVIKETMRLQPTVPLLVPKESTEDCVLDGYDIAAKTVVYVNAWAIGRDPEIWENPEEFNPERFINSSIDLKGQDFELTPFGAGRRICPGIFMGLATVEVSLANLLHKFDWEMPVGMKKEDLDMDVQPGITMHKKNALCLMARKYA, from the exons ATGGTTTTGCTTGTACTTCTCCTGTTAGCTCTTCCATTccttctttcatttcttctccgAAAACTCAAAACCAAAAGAAATCTTCATTTGCCACCTGGTCCAAAGGGTCTTCCATTCATAGGCAACTTGCATCAATTTGATAGCTTAAACCCTCATTCCTACTTATGGCAGCTTTCTCAAAAACATGGTCCTTTAATGTCCTTGCGTCTAGGTTTTTTACCAATCCTCGTAGTTTCCTCTGCCAAAATGGCTGAAGCAGTCATGAAAACCCATGATCTTATATTCTGCAGCAGGCCTGCTTTAGTTGGCCCGCAAAAGTTGTCGTATAATGGTTTAGACTTGGCTTTTTCACCTTATAATGCTTATTGGAGAGAGATAAGAAAAATTTGTATGGTTTATCTCTTCAACTCTAATAGAGTGCAAAGTTTCCGTCCCATTAGAGAATTTGAACTTTCCCATATGCTTGAAAAGATCTCCAAATCAGCCGTTGCCTCGAAACCTGTAAACTTGTCTGAAGCCATGATGTCGCTTACAAGTACTATAATTTGTAGGGTTGCTTTCGGGAAGAGGTACGAGGAAGATGGGGTtg GAAGGAGTAGATTTCAAGAGTTGCTGAAAGAAGCTCAGgccttgtttatgtgtttttttgTTGCAGattactttcctttcttgggTTTTATTGATAAGTTCACAGGATTGTTACATCGCCTAGAGAAAAACTTCAGGGAATTTGATGTTTTCTATGAACAGATCATCCAAGAACACCTTGACCCAAGTAGGTCAAAGCCTGCAGAAGAAGATATTCTTGATATCTTACTTCAACTGTGGAAGGATCGTTCTTTTAAAGTTGATCTCACCTTTGATCACATCAAAGCTGTGCTTATG AACGTATTTGTGGGTGGAACAGACACCGGTGCAGCAACTGTGGTTTGGGCCATGACCttactgatgaagaatcccatAGCAATGAAGAAAGCTCAAGAAGAAATTAGAAAACTTGTTGGGAAGAAAGGTTTTGTAGAAGAAGATGACGTTCAACAACTACCTTATCTCAAAGCTGTGATCAAAGAAACAATGAGATTGCAACCCACAGTTCCCTTATTAGTCCCAAAGGAATCAACTGAAGACTGTGTGTTAGATGGATATGACATAGCAGCTAAAACTGTAGTTTATGTGAATGCATGGGCAATTGGAAGAGATCCTGAAATCTGGGAAAACCCAGAAGAGTTTAATCCTGAGAGATTCATCAATAGCTCTATTGACTTGAAAGGCCAAGATTTTGAGCTGACACCATTTGGAGCTGGTAGAAGAATTTGTCCTGGGATTTTTATGGGTCTCGCAACTGTAGAGGTGTCTCTAGCTAATCTACTTCACAAATTTGATTGGGAGATGCCTGTCGGAATGAAGAAGGAAGACTTGGACATGGATGTGCAACCTGGTATTACTATGCACAAGAAAAATGCTCTTTGCCTTATGGCCAGGAAGTATGCCTGA